The Streptomyces sp. NBC_00691 genome has a segment encoding these proteins:
- a CDS encoding succinate dehydrogenase/fumarate reductase iron-sulfur subunit, whose product MSTYDARFRVWRGDAEGGELTDYTVEVHDGEVVLDVVHRLQATRTPDLAVRWNCKAGKCGSCSAEINGRPRLLCMTRMSVFARDEVITVTPMRAFPVVRDLVTDVSYNYAKAREIPAFVPPAGVGPGEYRMRQEDVERSQEFRKCIECFLCQDTCHVVRDHEENKEAFAGPRFLMRIAELDMHPLDAAEESGLDRRRTAQEEHGLGYCNITKCCTEVCPESIHITDNALIPMKERVVDRTYDPLVWLGDTIRRRRTT is encoded by the coding sequence ATGAGCACGTACGACGCGCGGTTCCGGGTGTGGCGGGGAGACGCCGAGGGCGGCGAACTGACCGACTACACGGTGGAGGTCCACGACGGCGAGGTCGTCCTCGACGTCGTGCACCGCCTGCAGGCCACCCGGACACCGGATCTCGCGGTGCGGTGGAACTGCAAGGCGGGCAAGTGCGGCTCCTGCTCGGCCGAGATCAACGGCAGGCCGCGGCTGCTCTGCATGACCCGGATGTCGGTGTTCGCCCGGGACGAGGTGATCACCGTGACCCCGATGCGCGCCTTCCCGGTCGTGCGCGACCTGGTCACGGACGTCTCCTACAACTACGCGAAGGCCCGGGAGATCCCGGCCTTCGTTCCGCCGGCCGGGGTGGGCCCCGGCGAGTACCGGATGCGGCAGGAGGACGTGGAGCGCTCCCAGGAGTTCAGGAAGTGCATCGAGTGCTTCCTGTGCCAGGACACCTGCCATGTGGTGCGCGACCACGAGGAGAACAAGGAGGCCTTCGCCGGGCCCCGCTTCCTCATGCGGATCGCGGAGCTCGACATGCACCCGCTGGACGCGGCCGAGGAGTCCGGACTCGACCGCCGGCGGACGGCACAGGAGGAGCACGGACTCGGCTACTGCAACATCACCAAGTGCTGTACGGAGGTGTGCCCGGAGTCCATCCACATCACCGACAACGCCCTGATCCCGATGAAGGAGCGGGTCGTGGACCGCACGTACGACCCGCTGGTGTGGCTGGGCGACACGATCAGGCGGCGGAGGACGACTTAG